Genomic DNA from Actinomycetes bacterium:
GGACGCGCTCTACGCCGCCCTGAAGTCGGTACGCCGTGGCGGGACGGTCTCGCTGTCCGGCGTCTACGGCGGCGAGATCGACCCGCTCCCGATGATGGAGATGTTCGACCGGGGCATCACGCTGCGGATGGGGCAGGCCCACGTGAAGCGCTGGGTGGACGACATCCTGCCGCTGCTCGCCGACGACGCCGACCCGCTCGGCGTCCTGGACCTCAC
This window encodes:
- a CDS encoding glutathione-dependent formaldehyde dehydrogenase; this translates as HGSARGTAGKVAQAAVGLLPDKVAQPLTDKMAVDRLDALYAALKSVRRGGTVSLSGVYGGEIDPLPMMEMFDRGITLRMGQAHVKRWVDDILPLLADDADPLGVLDLTTHQVPLEEAPHMYEVFQKKQDDCVKVVLKP